One part of the Arabidopsis thaliana chromosome 1 sequence genome encodes these proteins:
- a CDS encoding GDSL-like Lipase/Acylhydrolase superfamily protein (GDSL-like Lipase/Acylhydrolase superfamily protein; FUNCTIONS IN: hydrolase activity, acting on ester bonds, carboxylesterase activity; INVOLVED IN: lipid metabolic process; EXPRESSED IN: 10 plant structures; EXPRESSED DURING: 6 growth stages; CONTAINS InterPro DOMAIN/s: Lipase, GDSL (InterPro:IPR001087); BEST Arabidopsis thaliana protein match is: GDSL-like Lipase/Acylhydrolase superfamily protein (TAIR:AT1G29660.1); Has 3129 Blast hits to 3098 proteins in 148 species: Archae - 0; Bacteria - 205; Metazoa - 0; Fungi - 23; Plants - 2886; Viruses - 0; Other Eukaryotes - 15 (source: NCBI BLink).) yields the protein MGLVTQLLGLPLIPAYSEATGDQVLRGVNYASAAAGILPDTGGNFVGRIPFDQQIHNFETTLDQVASKSGGAVAIADSVTRSLFFIGMGSNDYLNNYLMPNFPTRNQYNSQQFGDLLVQHYTDQLTRLYNLGGRKFVVAGLGRMGCIPSILAQGNDGKCSEEVNQLVLPFNTNVKTMISNLNQNLPDAKFIYLDIAHMFEDIVANQAAYGLTTMDKGCCGIGKNRGQITCLPFETPCPNRDQYVFWDAFHPTEKVNLIMAKKAFAGDRTVAYPINIQQLASLN from the exons ATGGGATTGGTAA CTCAACTATTGGGGCTGCCACTGATTCCGGCCTACTCGGAAGCTACCGGAGATCAAGTACTTCGTGGTGTCAACTATGCTTCCGCAGCCGCGGGGATTCTTCCTGACACCGGAGGAAACTTT GTGGGACGCATACCTTTCGACCAGCAGATTCATAACTTCGAGACAACACTAGATCAGGTGGCGAGCAAGTCCGGTGGTGCAGTGGCCATTGCGGATTCGGTGACTCGAAGCTTGTTCTTCATCGGAATGGGAAGCAACGACTATCTCAACAATTACTTGATGCCCAATTTCCCTACCCGTAACCAATACAACTCCCAACAGTTCGGTGATCTCTTGGTTCAACATTACACCGATCAGCTCACC AGACTATATAATCTTGGTGGTCGGAAATTTGTAGTGGCCGGACTTGGAAGAATGGGGTGCATTCCCAGCATTCTAGCTCAAGGAAACGACGGTAAATGCTCGGAAGAAGTGAACCAACTTGTTCTTCCTTTCAACACAAACGTTAAAACAATGATCTCTAATCTCAACCAGAATCTCCCGGATGCTAAATTTATTTACCTCGACATCGCTCATATGTTCGAAGACATCGTTGCTAACCAAGCAGCTTATG GTCTTACTACTATGGACAAAGGATGTTGTGGAATaggaaaaaacagaggacAGATCACTTGTCTTCCCTTTGAAACGCCTTGTCCTAACAGAGATCAGTATGTGTTTTGGGATGCTTTCCATCCTACAGAGAAAGTTAATCTCATAATGGCAAAGAAAGCGTTTGCTGGTGACCGCACTGTCGCGTACCCGATCAACATTCAGCAATTGGCTAGTCTCAATTAA
- a CDS encoding GDSL-like Lipase/Acylhydrolase superfamily protein (GDSL-like Lipase/Acylhydrolase superfamily protein; FUNCTIONS IN: hydrolase activity, acting on ester bonds, carboxylesterase activity; INVOLVED IN: lipid metabolic process; LOCATED IN: endomembrane system; EXPRESSED IN: 10 plant structures; EXPRESSED DURING: 6 growth stages; CONTAINS InterPro DOMAIN/s: Lipase, GDSL (InterPro:IPR001087); BEST Arabidopsis thaliana protein match is: GDSL-like Lipase/Acylhydrolase superfamily protein (TAIR:AT1G33811.1); Has 35333 Blast hits to 34131 proteins in 2444 species: Archae - 798; Bacteria - 22429; Metazoa - 974; Fungi - 991; Plants - 531; Viruses - 0; Other Eukaryotes - 9610 (source: NCBI BLink).), producing MAFHFRRLCFFSALLAVVLQLLHGVSGQLVVVEEPISAPPPPLVDLNTGDGIVPALFVFGDSLIDNGNNNNIPSFAKANYFPYGIDFNGGPTGRFCNGLTMVDGIAQLLGLPLIPAYSEATGDQVLRGVNYASAAAGILPDTGGNFVGRIPFDQQIHNFETTLDQVASKSGGAVAIADSVTRSLFFIGMGSNDYLNNYLMPNFPTRNQYNSQQFGDLLVQHYTDQLTRLYNLGGRKFVVAGLGRMGCIPSILAQGNDGKCSEEVNQLVLPFNTNVKTMISNLNQNLPDAKFIYLDIAHMFEDIVANQAAYGLTTMDKGCCGIGKNRGQITCLPFETPCPNRDQYVFWDAFHPTEKVNLIMAKKAFAGDRTVAYPINIQQLASLN from the exons ATGGCTTTCCACTTCCGGCGACTTTGCTTCTTCTCAGCTCTTCTTGCCGTGGTTCTCCAACTCCTTCATGGCGTCTCTGGCCAACTAGTTGTGGTTGAGGAACCTATTTCTGCTCCTCCGCCTCCGCTGGTCGACCTAAACACCGGTGATGGCATTGTGCCGGCGCTGTTTGTCTTCGGTGACTCTCTAATAGACAATGGGAATAACAATAACATTCCTTCCTTTGCCAAAGCCAATTATTTTCCTTATGGCATTGATTTCAATGGCGGTCCGACCGGTCGATTCTGCAATGGCTTAACGATGGTCGATGGGATTG CTCAACTATTGGGGCTGCCACTGATTCCGGCCTACTCGGAAGCTACCGGAGATCAAGTACTTCGTGGTGTCAACTATGCTTCCGCAGCCGCGGGGATTCTTCCTGACACCGGAGGAAACTTT GTGGGACGCATACCTTTCGACCAGCAGATTCATAACTTCGAGACAACACTAGATCAGGTGGCGAGCAAGTCCGGTGGTGCAGTGGCCATTGCGGATTCGGTGACTCGAAGCTTGTTCTTCATCGGAATGGGAAGCAACGACTATCTCAACAATTACTTGATGCCCAATTTCCCTACCCGTAACCAATACAACTCCCAACAGTTCGGTGATCTCTTGGTTCAACATTACACCGATCAGCTCACC AGACTATATAATCTTGGTGGTCGGAAATTTGTAGTGGCCGGACTTGGAAGAATGGGGTGCATTCCCAGCATTCTAGCTCAAGGAAACGACGGTAAATGCTCGGAAGAAGTGAACCAACTTGTTCTTCCTTTCAACACAAACGTTAAAACAATGATCTCTAATCTCAACCAGAATCTCCCGGATGCTAAATTTATTTACCTCGACATCGCTCATATGTTCGAAGACATCGTTGCTAACCAAGCAGCTTATG GTCTTACTACTATGGACAAAGGATGTTGTGGAATaggaaaaaacagaggacAGATCACTTGTCTTCCCTTTGAAACGCCTTGTCCTAACAGAGATCAGTATGTGTTTTGGGATGCTTTCCATCCTACAGAGAAAGTTAATCTCATAATGGCAAAGAAAGCGTTTGCTGGTGACCGCACTGTCGCGTACCCGATCAACATTCAGCAATTGGCTAGTCTCAATTAA
- the AGL12 gene encoding AGAMOUS-like 12 (AGAMOUS-like 12 (AGL12); FUNCTIONS IN: sequence-specific DNA binding transcription factor activity; INVOLVED IN: vegetative to reproductive phase transition of meristem, root development; LOCATED IN: nucleus; EXPRESSED IN: 11 plant structures; EXPRESSED DURING: 4 anthesis, C globular stage, D bilateral stage, E expanded cotyledon stage; CONTAINS InterPro DOMAIN/s: Transcription factor, MADS-box (InterPro:IPR002100), Transcription factor, K-box (InterPro:IPR002487); BEST Arabidopsis thaliana protein match is: K-box region and MADS-box transcription factor family protein (TAIR:AT3G58780.1); Has 6551 Blast hits to 6549 proteins in 840 species: Archae - 0; Bacteria - 0; Metazoa - 621; Fungi - 300; Plants - 5564; Viruses - 0; Other Eukaryotes - 66 (source: NCBI BLink).): MARGKIQLKRIENPVHRQVTFCKRRTGLLKKAKELSVLCDAEIGVVIFSPQGKLFELATKGTMEGMIDKYMKCTGGGRGSSSATFTAQEQLQPPNLDPKDEINVLKQEIEMLQKGISYMFGGGDGAMNLEELLLLEKHLEYWISQIRSAKMDVMLQEIQSLRNKEGVLKNTNKYLLEKIEENNNSILDANFAVMETNYSYPLTMPSEIFQF; encoded by the exons ATGGCTCGTGGAAAGATTCAGCTTAAGAGGATTGAGAACCCGGTTCACAGACAAGTGACTTTTTGCAAGAGGAGAACTGGTCTTCTCAAGAAGGCTAAGGAGCTCTCTGTGCTCTGTGATGCCGAGATCGGTGTTGTGATCTTCTCTCCTCAGGGCAAGCTCTTTGAGCTCGCTACTAAAGG AACAATGGAGGGAATGATTGATAAGTACATGAAGTGTACTGGTGGTGGTCGtggttcttcttctgctaCTTTTACTGCTCAAGAACAACTTCAACCACCAAATCTT GATCCGAAAGATGAGATCAACGTGCTTAAGCAAGAGATTGAGATGCTTCAGAAAGGGATAAG CTATATGtttggaggaggagatggGGCTATGAATCTTGAAGAACTTCTTTTGCTTGAGAAGCATCTTGAGTATTGGATTTCTCAGATTCGCTCTGCTAAG ATGGATGTTATGCTTCAAGAAATTCAGTCATTGAGGAACAAg gAAGGAGTCCTCAAAAACACCAACAAGTATCTCCTCgaaaag ATAGAGGAAAACAACAATAGCATATTAGATGCTAACTTCGCAGTCATGGAGACAAACTATTCCTATCCGCTAACAATGCCAAGTGAAATATTTCAGTTCTAG
- a CDS encoding glucuronoxylan 4-O-methyltransferase-like protein (DUF579) (Protein of unknown function (DUF579); CONTAINS InterPro DOMAIN/s: Protein of unknown function DUF579 (InterPro:IPR021148), Conserved hypothetical protein CHP01627 (InterPro:IPR006514); BEST Arabidopsis thaliana protein match is: Protein of unknown function (DUF579) (TAIR:AT4G09990.1); Has 254 Blast hits to 253 proteins in 21 species: Archae - 0; Bacteria - 7; Metazoa - 0; Fungi - 0; Plants - 240; Viruses - 0; Other Eukaryotes - 7 (source: NCBI BLink).), producing MTTYLPFPMTTRLILSSFVSLVVLTLFFITRTGFSPSSSFHQPLNNTLRISTSSTGSKLQSPRSCNKIPPSLADALVHYASSNVTPQQTLSEISVTKKELEKKSPCNFLVFGLGHDSLMWATLNHGGRTIFLDEDESWIHQIAEKFPSLESYHVRYKTKVRDAEALMAATKDREECRRVSTDLRVSTCELALKGLPEVVYETEWDLIMVDAPTGFHEEAPGRMSAIYTAGMIARRRKDEEETTAVFVHDVDRKVEDEFSMEFLCRDYMTKQEGRLRHFTVPSHRNYGVSGVKFCP from the exons ATGACGACTTATCTCCCATTTCCGATGACCACGAGACTCATACTCTCTAGCTTCGTCTCTCTCGTCGTactcactctcttcttcatcaccagaACCGGTTTCTCACCGTCATCTTCATTTCATCAGCCTCTGAACAACACTCTCCGGATCTCCACTTCCTCCACCGGCAGTAAATTACAGAGTCCAAGAAGTTGTAATAAGATCCCTCCTTCCCTCGCCGATGCTCTCGTCCACTATGCCTCCTCCAATGTCACTCCCCAGCAAACTCTCTCCGAAATCTCCGTCACCAAGAAG GAATTAGAGAAGAAATCTCCGTGCAACTTCTTGGTATTTGGTCTTGGTCACGATAGCTTGATGTGGGCGACGTTAAATCACGGAGGAAGAACCATCTTCTTAGACGAGGACGAGTCATGGATTCACCAAATCGCTGAGAAATTCCCGTCTCTTGAATCGTACCACGTCCGGTACAAGACCAAGGTAAGAGACGCGGAAGCTCTCATGGCTGCTACGAAAGACAGAGAAGAATGCCGCCGCGTGTCAACTGATCTTAGGGTTTCCACTTGCGAGCTTGCGTTGAAGGGCTTACCGGAGGTGGTTTACGAGACAGAGTGGGATCTAATCATGGTGGATGCTCCGACGGGGTTTCATGAAGAAGCTCCGGGACGGATGTCGGCGATTTACACGGCGGGGATGATCGCGAGGAGACGGAAGGATGAGGAAGAGACAACGGCTGTGTTTGTGCATGATGTGGATAGGAAAGTGGAGGATGAGTTCTCAATGGAGTTTTTGTGTAGAGATTACATGACGAAGCAAGAGGGAAGACTCCGTCATTTCACGGTGCCTAGTCACCGTAACTATGGTGTCTCCGGCGTTAAATTCTGTCCTTAA
- a CDS encoding GDSL-like Lipase/Acylhydrolase superfamily protein, translating to MAFHFRRLCFFSALLAVVLQLLHGVSGQLVVVEEPISAPPPPLVDLNTGDGIVPALFVFGDSLIDNGNNNNIPSFAKANYFPYGIDFNGGPTGRFCNGLTMVDGIAQLLGLPLIPAYSEATGDQVLRGVNYASAAAGILPDTGGNFVGRIPFDQQIHNFETTLDQVASKSGGAVAIADSVTRSLFFIGMGSNDYLNNYLMPNFPTRNQYNSQQFGDLLVQHYTDQLTRLYNLGGRKFVVAGLGRMGCIPSILAQGNDGKCSEEVNQLVLPFNTNVKTMISNLNQNLPDAKFIYLDIAHMFEDIVANQAAYGT from the exons ATGGCTTTCCACTTCCGGCGACTTTGCTTCTTCTCAGCTCTTCTTGCCGTGGTTCTCCAACTCCTTCATGGCGTCTCTGGCCAACTAGTTGTGGTTGAGGAACCTATTTCTGCTCCTCCGCCTCCGCTGGTCGACCTAAACACCGGTGATGGCATTGTGCCGGCGCTGTTTGTCTTCGGTGACTCTCTAATAGACAATGGGAATAACAATAACATTCCTTCCTTTGCCAAAGCCAATTATTTTCCTTATGGCATTGATTTCAATGGCGGTCCGACCGGTCGATTCTGCAATGGCTTAACGATGGTCGATGGGATTG CTCAACTATTGGGGCTGCCACTGATTCCGGCCTACTCGGAAGCTACCGGAGATCAAGTACTTCGTGGTGTCAACTATGCTTCCGCAGCCGCGGGGATTCTTCCTGACACCGGAGGAAACTTT GTGGGACGCATACCTTTCGACCAGCAGATTCATAACTTCGAGACAACACTAGATCAGGTGGCGAGCAAGTCCGGTGGTGCAGTGGCCATTGCGGATTCGGTGACTCGAAGCTTGTTCTTCATCGGAATGGGAAGCAACGACTATCTCAACAATTACTTGATGCCCAATTTCCCTACCCGTAACCAATACAACTCCCAACAGTTCGGTGATCTCTTGGTTCAACATTACACCGATCAGCTCACC AGACTATATAATCTTGGTGGTCGGAAATTTGTAGTGGCCGGACTTGGAAGAATGGGGTGCATTCCCAGCATTCTAGCTCAAGGAAACGACGGTAAATGCTCGGAAGAAGTGAACCAACTTGTTCTTCCTTTCAACACAAACGTTAAAACAATGATCTCTAATCTCAACCAGAATCTCCCGGATGCTAAATTTATTTACCTCGACATCGCTCATATGTTCGAAGACATCGTTGCTAACCAAGCAGCTTATGGTACGTAA
- a CDS encoding Peroxidase superfamily protein (Peroxidase superfamily protein; FUNCTIONS IN: peroxidase activity, heme binding; INVOLVED IN: response to oxidative stress, oxidation reduction; LOCATED IN: cell wall, vacuole, membrane, plant-type cell wall; EXPRESSED IN: 23 plant structures; EXPRESSED DURING: 13 growth stages; CONTAINS InterPro DOMAIN/s: Haem peroxidase (InterPro:IPR010255), Plant peroxidase (InterPro:IPR000823), Peroxidases heam-ligand binding site (InterPro:IPR019793), Haem peroxidase, plant/fungal/bacterial (InterPro:IPR002016), Peroxidase, active site (InterPro:IPR019794); BEST Arabidopsis thaliana protein match is: Peroxidase superfamily protein (TAIR:AT2G18150.1); Has 4523 Blast hits to 4498 proteins in 279 species: Archae - 0; Bacteria - 4; Metazoa - 1; Fungi - 207; Plants - 4264; Viruses - 0; Other Eukaryotes - 47 (source: NCBI BLink).): MTKAYSTRVLTFLILISLMAVTLNLFPTVEAKKRSRDAPIVKGLSWNFYQKACPKVENIIRKELKKVFKRDIGLAAAILRIHFHDCFVQGCEASVLLAGSASGPGEQSSIPNLTLRQQAFVVINNLRALVQKKCGQVVSCSDILALAARDSVVLSGGPDYAVPLGRRDSLAFASQETTLNNLPPPFFNASQLIADFANRNLNITDLVALSGGHTIGIAHCPSFTDRLYPNQDPTMNQFFANSLKRTCPTANSSNTQVNDIRSPDVFDNKYYVDLMNRQGLFTSDQDLFVDKRTRGIVESFAIDQQLFFDYFTVAMIKMGQMSVLTGTQGEIRSNCSARNTQSFMSVLEEGIEEAISMI, from the exons atgacaaaggCTTATTCAACACGTGTCCTCACGTTTCTGATATTGATCTCGCTAATGGCGGTGACACTGAACCTTTTTCCCACGGTAGAGGCAAAGAAGCGGAGTAGAGATGCTCCTATAGTGAAAGGTCTCTCATGGAACTTTTACCAGAAAGCATGTCCGAAAGTCGAAAACATCATCAGAAAAGAGCTCAAGAAAGTCTTCAAGCGAGATATTGGTTTAGCCGCTGCCATCCTTCGTATACATTTCCATGATTGCTTCGTTCAG GGATGTGAAGCATCAGTGCTGCTAGCTGGATCAGCCAGTGGACCAGGAGAACAATCATCAATCCCAAATCTGACACTACGACAACAAGCCTTTGTCGTCATTAATAACCTTCGTGCCCTCGTCCAAAAGAAGTGCGGTCAAGTCGTCTCTTGCTCAGATATCCTCGCTCTCGCCGCTCGCGATTCCGTCGTCCTA TCAGGAGGGCCAGACTATGCTGTCCCACTTGGCCGACGTGACTCTCTAGCGTTCGCGAGCCAGGAAACGACGTTAAATAACTTACCACCACCGTTCTTCAACGCGAGTCAGCTCATCGCCGACTTCGCCAACAGAAACCTCAACATCACCGACTTAGTAGCACTTTCCGGTGGTCACACCATCGGAATCGCGCATTGTCCGTCTTTCACAGACCGACTCTACCCGAACCAAGACCCAACCATGAACCAGTTCTTCGCCAACAGCCTCAAACGCACTTGTCCCACCGCAAACTCGAGCAACACGCAAGTGAATGACATAAGGAGTCCTGACGTGTTCGACAACAAGTACTACGTTGATCTCATGAACCGACAAGGGCTATTCACTTCTGACCAGGATCTCTTCGTGGATAAGAGGACACGTGGCATTGTGGAAAGCTTTGCGATCGACCAGCAGctgttttttgattattttactGTGGCGATGATCAAGATGGGTCAGATGAGTGTCTTAACTGGAACACAAGGAGAGATTCGTTCCAATTGTTCAGCCAGAAACACCCAAAGTTTCATGTCCGTTTTGGAAGAAGGCATAGAGGAAGCTATTTCCATGATCTAA